One genomic segment of Hydrocarboniclastica marina includes these proteins:
- the gpmI gene encoding 2,3-bisphosphoglycerate-independent phosphoglycerate mutase, protein MSDTRKTTALIILDGWGHQDPAEDNAISNAQTPFWDSLWATRPKTLIHTSGMAVGLPEGQMGNSEVGHMNLGAGRIVYQSFTRITKAIQDGEFQKNAALTNAIDKAVANDKAVHLLGLVSPGGVHSHEDHLHAAAELAASRGARQVFVHAFLDGRDTPPRSAKNSLDRLDAKLRDLGVGRISTIIGRYFAMDRDNRWDRVEKAYKLLTGGEAAFTADSATEGLKQAYERGEDDEFVQATRIQHADHDAGAIRDGDAVLFMNFRADRAREITRCFVEGDSFTGFTRKRQPRLAEFVMLTEYSADLDIPCAYPPATLENDLGAYVSQLGKTQLRIAETEKYAHVTFFFSGGREAVYEGEERILVPSPNVATYDLQPEMSAPEVTDKLVEAINSGKFDLVVCNYANGDMVGHTGNLAAAVKAAECIDHCLQRINAALETVGGQALVTADHGNCEQMADAGTGQAHTAHTSGPVPLVYLGPADVKFREGGKLSDVAPTLLTLMKLEQPPEMTGESLVEAI, encoded by the coding sequence ATGAGCGATACCCGGAAAACCACTGCATTGATCATTCTCGATGGCTGGGGACATCAGGACCCCGCCGAAGATAACGCCATCAGTAACGCTCAAACGCCTTTCTGGGACAGTCTCTGGGCGACACGCCCGAAAACCCTGATTCATACATCAGGCATGGCCGTAGGTCTTCCGGAAGGACAAATGGGCAACTCCGAAGTCGGTCATATGAACCTGGGCGCAGGACGCATTGTCTACCAGAGTTTCACGCGCATAACCAAGGCGATTCAAGACGGCGAGTTCCAGAAGAATGCAGCGCTGACCAACGCCATCGATAAGGCAGTAGCTAACGACAAGGCCGTGCACCTGCTAGGGCTGGTCTCTCCCGGCGGGGTTCACAGCCACGAAGACCACCTGCATGCTGCGGCCGAGCTAGCGGCCAGCCGAGGCGCCAGGCAGGTTTTCGTCCATGCGTTTCTCGACGGCAGGGACACACCGCCACGCAGTGCAAAGAATTCCCTAGACCGGCTCGATGCCAAACTGCGCGATCTTGGTGTCGGCCGTATCTCGACCATTATCGGGCGCTACTTCGCCATGGACCGGGACAACCGCTGGGACCGTGTCGAAAAGGCTTATAAGCTGCTGACCGGGGGCGAGGCCGCGTTCACAGCCGACAGCGCGACTGAAGGACTGAAGCAGGCCTATGAGCGCGGCGAAGACGACGAGTTCGTGCAGGCGACCCGCATCCAGCACGCCGACCATGACGCCGGCGCGATCCGCGACGGCGACGCGGTGCTCTTCATGAATTTCCGGGCCGATCGCGCACGCGAGATCACCCGCTGCTTCGTGGAAGGCGACAGTTTCACCGGCTTCACCCGTAAACGACAGCCCAGGCTTGCAGAGTTTGTGATGCTAACCGAATACTCCGCCGATCTGGATATACCCTGCGCCTACCCCCCGGCCACGCTGGAAAACGACCTAGGCGCCTACGTCTCGCAACTGGGCAAGACCCAGCTGCGGATTGCTGAAACCGAGAAGTATGCCCATGTGACCTTCTTTTTCAGCGGCGGCCGGGAGGCGGTCTACGAAGGTGAGGAGCGTATCCTTGTGCCCTCGCCCAACGTTGCAACCTACGATCTGCAACCTGAGATGAGCGCGCCGGAGGTAACCGATAAACTGGTCGAAGCGATCAACAGCGGTAAGTTCGACCTGGTCGTCTGCAATTACGCCAATGGTGACATGGTCGGCCATACCGGCAATCTCGCCGCCGCCGTCAAGGCCGCCGAATGCATCGACCACTGCCTGCAGCGTATTAACGCTGCGCTCGAAACCGTTGGTGGCCAGGCGCTGGTGACGGCCGACCACGGCAATTGCGAGCAGATGGCCGACGCCGGAACGGGTCAGGCTCACACCGCCCATACCAGCGGACCCGTGCCGTTGGTCTACCTTGGCCCTGCTGACGTCAAGTTCCGCGAGGGCGGCAAGCTCAGCGATGTCGCGCCGACGCTGCTGACTCTGATGAAGCTAGAGCAGCCACCGGAAATGACCGGTGAATCACTGGTTGAGGCGATCTGA
- a CDS encoding murein hydrolase activator EnvC family protein, which yields MSLTMRTAAKSGEAPPKPGKHLGSACSRIPRGLLSVMLGLALSVLVLCGQAWGEPQVSPRQLEQLEKRIQAVNRWLNSAEENRSDLTRKVKSLEQDIGRINSRLHRLGEQQQQTQAQLATLDQEAETLRARLEKQRGSLKAQLLSAWKLGDAPGLKVLLNESDPQQLSRQMAYHDYISQDAVERLNKFQQTLSALRENRAAALVARNELSEARATAQAQRRDLEERQVERRETLAALDKEIRQKKSELERLQADRERLEELLKRVQEAVQNLELPDESTPFSALAGKLPRPAPGKVLAHYGEPMAGGKLRRNGTIIAVSAGAAIRAVHYGRVVFSDWLRGFGLLVILDHGDGYMSLYGQNDGLLKNVGDWVSAGEAIALGGNSGGNPPGLYFEIRKHGKPIDPGKWLGKQ from the coding sequence ATGTCGTTGACAATGCGCACCGCTGCCAAGTCCGGCGAGGCACCCCCGAAACCCGGAAAACACCTGGGCTCAGCATGCTCGCGGATACCGCGAGGGCTTCTGTCGGTTATGCTCGGTCTGGCATTGTCCGTTCTGGTATTGTGCGGTCAGGCTTGGGGCGAGCCCCAGGTATCGCCCCGTCAGCTGGAGCAACTCGAAAAACGCATCCAGGCCGTGAACCGCTGGTTAAACAGTGCGGAAGAGAACCGCAGCGACCTAACGCGCAAGGTCAAAAGCCTGGAACAGGACATCGGTCGAATAAACAGCCGCCTGCATCGGCTGGGAGAACAGCAGCAACAAACGCAAGCCCAACTGGCTACACTCGACCAGGAGGCCGAAACACTTCGTGCCCGGCTTGAGAAGCAGCGCGGCTCGCTGAAAGCCCAGCTACTGAGCGCGTGGAAGCTCGGTGATGCGCCCGGGCTGAAGGTGCTGTTGAACGAGTCCGACCCCCAGCAGCTATCGCGCCAGATGGCCTACCACGACTACATCAGTCAGGATGCGGTCGAGCGACTCAACAAGTTCCAGCAGACTTTATCGGCGCTGCGTGAAAATCGCGCCGCCGCGCTCGTCGCACGGAACGAGTTGTCCGAGGCTCGGGCAACTGCCCAGGCCCAACGCCGCGATCTGGAAGAGCGCCAGGTTGAACGCCGCGAAACCCTGGCTGCACTGGACAAGGAAATCAGGCAGAAAAAAAGCGAGCTGGAGCGGTTGCAGGCGGACCGCGAGCGTCTGGAGGAGCTTCTTAAGCGAGTGCAAGAAGCGGTGCAGAATCTGGAGCTGCCAGATGAGTCCACGCCTTTCAGTGCACTTGCAGGCAAGCTGCCACGACCAGCACCCGGCAAGGTCCTGGCGCATTATGGTGAGCCCATGGCCGGCGGTAAACTCCGGCGCAACGGCACCATAATAGCGGTGAGCGCCGGCGCTGCCATTCGAGCCGTCCACTACGGCCGGGTGGTTTTCTCCGACTGGCTGCGTGGCTTCGGGTTGCTGGTGATTCTCGATCACGGCGATGGCTACATGAGCCTGTACGGCCAGAACGACGGACTTCTGAAGAACGTGGGTGACTGGGTCAGCGCCGGGGAAGCCATCGCCCTGGGAGGTAACAGCGGCGGCAATCCGCCTGGCCTGTACTTTGAGATACGCAAGCATGGCAAACCCATCGACCCCGGCAAATGGCTAGGGAAACAGTAA
- a CDS encoding S41 family peptidase produces MTVSSIRSLAPYALIMALAFSGTSLAEELAPDSSPVVDPDAPAERILPIPEGTLEDTENVDKTAQDAAGELPLEQLRRFVAIFDRIKRAYVEDVSDSELLDHAINGMLSGLDPHSAYLKSDEFHDLEESTSGRFGGLGIEVGMEDGFVKVIAPIDDTPASRAGIQPGDLIVKLDGETVKGMSLEEAVGKMRGAPGTTITMTIVRDGESAPIEIEVERDVVKVTSIKSRMLDQGFGYIRITQFQATSGPDFRDAIQRLQKHADGPLRGLVIDLRNNPGGVLQASVEIADALIDDGLLVYTEGRVDASKLEFRAEPGDLTQGIPIVVLINGGSASASEILAGALQDHKRGVIMGTESFGKGSVQTVMPLDGETAIKLTTARYFTPSGRSIQALGIEPDIEVKSAKITETQNQPFFSEAELSGHLTNGSSEADSETKDKKKEGKKPAQKKADSKDSETDEQQSEPSLVDQDYQLRSALNLLKGLAIMHRTDTPEPAFDGPEDNRKQ; encoded by the coding sequence ATGACAGTCTCCAGTATTCGCTCGCTTGCGCCGTATGCTCTGATAATGGCGCTGGCCTTCTCCGGGACTTCACTCGCGGAGGAACTTGCTCCCGACAGCTCCCCCGTCGTCGATCCCGACGCACCGGCGGAACGTATCCTGCCGATACCCGAAGGTACACTCGAGGATACCGAAAACGTCGACAAGACCGCCCAGGATGCTGCCGGCGAGTTGCCGCTCGAACAGCTGCGCAGGTTCGTTGCGATATTCGACCGGATAAAGCGCGCGTATGTTGAGGACGTGTCCGACTCAGAACTGCTCGACCATGCCATTAACGGCATGCTCAGCGGTCTCGACCCTCACTCTGCGTACCTCAAGTCAGACGAGTTTCACGACCTGGAAGAGAGCACATCCGGTCGCTTCGGCGGCCTCGGCATCGAAGTGGGCATGGAAGACGGCTTCGTCAAGGTCATAGCTCCCATCGATGACACGCCGGCTTCCCGCGCTGGCATCCAGCCGGGCGATCTCATCGTCAAGCTCGACGGCGAGACGGTCAAAGGCATGTCGCTGGAGGAGGCCGTTGGCAAGATGCGCGGCGCTCCGGGTACCACGATAACCATGACAATTGTCCGGGACGGCGAAAGCGCGCCGATTGAAATCGAAGTTGAGCGGGATGTCGTCAAGGTCACCAGCATCAAATCACGTATGCTGGACCAGGGCTTTGGCTATATCCGCATCACCCAGTTCCAGGCGACCTCGGGCCCCGATTTCCGCGATGCTATACAACGCCTGCAGAAACACGCGGATGGGCCCCTGCGAGGCCTCGTGATCGACTTGCGCAATAACCCCGGGGGCGTGCTTCAGGCCTCTGTTGAAATAGCGGATGCACTTATTGACGATGGCCTGTTGGTCTACACCGAGGGACGGGTCGACGCCAGCAAACTTGAGTTTCGCGCGGAGCCCGGTGATCTGACCCAGGGCATTCCGATTGTTGTTCTGATAAACGGCGGTTCCGCCTCGGCCTCCGAAATACTGGCAGGTGCCCTGCAGGACCATAAGCGCGGAGTCATCATGGGCACCGAATCGTTTGGCAAGGGTTCGGTACAGACCGTCATGCCACTTGATGGTGAAACCGCGATCAAGCTGACGACTGCTCGCTACTTTACGCCGAGCGGGCGCTCCATACAGGCGCTCGGTATCGAGCCTGATATCGAAGTGAAGTCGGCGAAAATCACTGAAACGCAAAACCAGCCATTCTTCAGCGAAGCTGAGTTGAGTGGCCACCTGACAAACGGCAGTAGCGAGGCTGACTCCGAGACCAAGGATAAAAAGAAGGAGGGAAAGAAGCCCGCCCAGAAGAAAGCTGACAGCAAGGATAGCGAAACCGACGAACAGCAGAGCGAGCCTTCCCTGGTCGACCAGGATTATCAGCTACGTAGTGCGCTGAACCTGCTGAAGGGGCTCGCAATCATGCACCGGACGGACACGCCTGAGCCGGCGTTCGATGGTCCTGAGGACAACCGGAAACAATGA
- a CDS encoding divergent polysaccharide deacetylase family protein — translation MADTAVAEGPPPTIAIIIDDMGHQNSTGQRLVDLDFPLTLAFLPFRRHTTTLAEAGHQNHKEIILHAPMANMAGYALGPGGLEVGMSAQALGESLRLSLQSVPHVSGVNNHMGSLMTQSREMMRPVMQELRRYPLYFVDSRTIATTVAADVALEEKIPTLSRDVFLDHRQTEDYVHQQFQLLIEIARRNGSAIAIGHPHEVTVSYLEKHLPELDEKGIAVATVGALWRLRNQHRPMFVDKRQPVHAAPTVVARREEGLAEGIELLVRPVVTKGSAELPN, via the coding sequence ATGGCCGACACAGCAGTAGCGGAAGGTCCGCCGCCCACCATCGCGATCATCATTGATGACATGGGCCATCAGAATTCCACAGGCCAGCGTCTGGTGGATCTGGACTTTCCGCTAACGCTGGCGTTCCTGCCGTTCCGCCGCCATACGACGACGCTTGCAGAAGCCGGGCATCAGAACCATAAGGAGATCATCCTGCACGCGCCCATGGCCAATATGGCGGGTTATGCGCTAGGCCCCGGCGGGCTCGAGGTGGGAATGTCTGCTCAGGCCCTGGGAGAAAGCCTGAGACTTTCCTTGCAGTCGGTCCCCCACGTCAGTGGCGTCAACAACCACATGGGCAGCCTGATGACTCAGAGCCGGGAAATGATGCGCCCAGTCATGCAGGAATTACGTCGCTATCCGCTCTATTTCGTCGATAGTCGGACCATCGCCACCACCGTCGCGGCTGATGTTGCCCTTGAGGAGAAGATCCCAACCCTCAGCCGGGACGTATTCCTCGATCACAGGCAAACCGAAGACTATGTACACCAGCAATTTCAACTGCTGATTGAAATTGCCCGCCGGAATGGCTCGGCGATAGCAATTGGGCATCCGCACGAAGTCACGGTGAGCTATCTGGAAAAACACCTGCCGGAGCTGGATGAGAAGGGTATTGCGGTGGCGACCGTCGGCGCGCTCTGGCGACTGCGAAACCAGCACCGGCCGATGTTTGTCGATAAACGACAACCCGTGCATGCCGCTCCGACTGTCGTAGCCAGGCGCGAAGAAGGCCTGGCAGAAGGGATCGAGCTTCTGGTCCGGCCTGTTGTCACCAAAGGCTCTGCTGAGCTGCCGAATTGA
- the hisF gene encoding imidazole glycerol phosphate synthase subunit HisF, with amino-acid sequence MSLAKRIIPCLDVDKGRVVKGVNFVGIRDAGDPVEIARKYNEQGADEITFLDITASHESRDTTYETVERMASEVFIPLTVGGGVRNVDHIRQLLNAGADKVSINTAAVFEPEFVRQAAERFGSQCIVVAIDAKRVSREGEPPRWEIFTHGGRKPTGLDAVAWARKMTDFGAGEILLTSMDRDGTKAGFDLGVTRAVSDAVPVPVIASGGVGTLDHLVDGVIHGGADAVLAASIFHFGEYTIPQAKQYMRDRGVEVRL; translated from the coding sequence ATGAGCCTGGCCAAGCGGATCATTCCGTGCCTTGATGTGGATAAAGGCCGGGTCGTCAAAGGCGTCAATTTCGTCGGCATTCGGGACGCTGGTGATCCGGTTGAAATAGCCCGCAAATATAATGAGCAGGGCGCCGATGAGATCACCTTTCTCGACATTACCGCGAGCCATGAAAGCCGGGATACCACCTATGAAACGGTCGAGCGTATGGCCAGCGAGGTGTTTATTCCGCTTACAGTAGGGGGCGGTGTTCGCAACGTCGACCATATCAGACAGCTGCTGAATGCGGGCGCCGACAAGGTTTCGATCAATACAGCGGCTGTTTTTGAGCCCGAATTCGTCCGCCAGGCCGCGGAGCGCTTCGGCAGCCAGTGTATCGTGGTCGCGATCGATGCCAAACGGGTCAGCCGCGAAGGCGAGCCGCCCCGCTGGGAAATATTTACCCACGGCGGCCGTAAACCAACGGGTCTCGACGCGGTAGCCTGGGCGCGCAAGATGACTGATTTCGGAGCAGGCGAGATTCTGCTGACCAGCATGGATCGTGACGGCACAAAAGCCGGATTTGATCTGGGTGTGACCCGCGCCGTGAGCGACGCGGTGCCGGTCCCCGTGATTGCTTCAGGTGGGGTGGGGACCCTGGATCATCTGGTCGATGGGGTTATTCATGGTGGGGCGGATGCAGTGCTCGCCGCGTCCATTTTTCACTTTGGCGAATACACCATACCCCAGGCGAAGCAGTATATGCGGGACCGCGGCGTAGAGGTCAGGCTTTAG
- the hisA gene encoding 1-(5-phosphoribosyl)-5-[(5-phosphoribosylamino)methylideneamino]imidazole-4-carboxamide isomerase, whose product MLIIPAIDLKDGQCVRLRQGRMEDSTVFDDDPVEVAGRWVNAGARRLHLVDLNGAFAGEPVNGEIVQAIARRYPALPIQIGGGIRSLDTIEAYLKAGVEWVIIGTKAVKEPAFVAEACKAFPGHIIVGLDASNGFVATDGWAEVSEIAAVDLARRFASDGVSAIVYTDIARDGMMQGVNVEATVAMGQASTIPVIASGGVTNMDDIRRLAEVADQGILGAITGRAIYEGGLDVAEAQAWCDARNQAS is encoded by the coding sequence ATGCTGATTATTCCCGCTATCGACCTGAAGGATGGGCAGTGCGTACGCCTGCGCCAGGGCCGGATGGAAGATTCAACCGTGTTCGATGACGACCCTGTAGAGGTCGCCGGTCGCTGGGTAAATGCCGGAGCACGGCGCCTGCATCTGGTTGACCTCAATGGGGCCTTTGCCGGTGAGCCTGTCAACGGCGAAATCGTTCAGGCTATTGCCCGCCGCTACCCGGCGCTGCCCATCCAGATCGGCGGCGGTATCCGGTCGCTGGACACTATTGAAGCCTACCTTAAGGCGGGCGTTGAGTGGGTCATCATCGGTACCAAGGCAGTTAAGGAGCCGGCGTTTGTGGCTGAAGCCTGCAAGGCCTTCCCCGGCCACATCATTGTCGGGCTCGACGCCTCTAACGGGTTCGTGGCAACCGATGGTTGGGCGGAGGTGTCCGAGATTGCGGCCGTCGACCTGGCTCGCCGGTTTGCCAGCGATGGCGTCAGCGCTATCGTCTATACCGATATCGCGCGGGATGGAATGATGCAGGGCGTCAATGTCGAAGCGACCGTTGCCATGGGTCAGGCGAGTACGATCCCGGTGATCGCATCAGGCGGTGTCACTAACATGGACGACATCCGGCGTCTGGCTGAAGTGGCAGACCAGGGCATCCTCGGAGCCATAACAGGCCGCGCTATATACGAGGGCGGCCTTGACGTCGCCGAGGCTCAAGCCTGGTGCGACGCCCGGAACCAAGCGTCATGA
- the hisH gene encoding imidazole glycerol phosphate synthase subunit HisH: MKTVAIIDYGMGNLHSVGKAVEHVAPDLRVEVTSDPAVVREADRVILPGVGAIRDCMAEIRRLGVDELVREVSRDRPLLGICVGMQALLTRSEENQGVDCIGLFPGSVDFFGNELREGDLRLKVPHMGWNEVWQNRQAAHPIWHDIPDGERFYFVHSYYVAASNAATIGRVHYGVDAAAALARDNIVAVQFHPEKSHKAGLQLLKNFIAWPGANS, from the coding sequence ATGAAAACCGTTGCTATCATCGATTACGGAATGGGCAACCTGCACTCAGTCGGTAAAGCTGTTGAGCACGTGGCGCCTGACCTTCGCGTCGAAGTGACATCTGATCCGGCTGTCGTGCGGGAAGCCGACCGGGTCATACTTCCTGGCGTTGGGGCAATACGGGACTGTATGGCAGAAATTCGCCGGCTCGGAGTTGATGAACTCGTCCGCGAAGTCAGCCGCGACCGGCCGCTGTTGGGCATATGCGTAGGCATGCAGGCTCTTCTCACCCGTAGCGAAGAGAACCAGGGCGTCGATTGCATCGGCCTGTTCCCCGGCAGTGTGGACTTTTTTGGCAATGAGCTGCGTGAGGGGGACCTGCGACTGAAAGTGCCCCATATGGGCTGGAATGAAGTCTGGCAGAACCGACAGGCCGCGCACCCCATTTGGCATGACATACCCGACGGCGAGCGTTTTTACTTCGTCCACAGCTATTACGTCGCCGCCAGTAACGCCGCAACAATCGGTCGGGTTCACTACGGCGTAGACGCGGCCGCGGCGCTCGCCAGAGACAACATTGTCGCGGTCCAATTTCACCCGGAAAAAAGCCATAAGGCCGGGTTGCAGTTGCTGAAGAACTTTATCGCCTGGCCGGGCGCGAACTCATAA
- the hisB gene encoding imidazoleglycerol-phosphate dehydratase HisB has product MSERKARVERNTLETQITVELNLDGTGVGKFDTGVPFLEHMMDQIARHGLIDLDIRSRGDLQIDDHHTVEDVGITLGQAFRQAVGDKKGIRRYGHAYVPLDEALSRVVIDLSGRPGLIQNIDFTRAVVGGFDVDLFEEFFRGFINHAMVTLHIDNLRGKNTHHQIETVFKAFGRALRMAVEFDDRMADITPSTKGSL; this is encoded by the coding sequence ATGTCAGAGCGCAAGGCGCGGGTGGAACGCAACACCCTCGAAACCCAGATCACCGTTGAGCTGAACCTGGATGGCACCGGCGTCGGAAAGTTCGATACCGGCGTGCCTTTCCTTGAGCACATGATGGACCAGATCGCCCGTCATGGCCTGATCGACCTTGATATCAGGTCCCGCGGTGACCTGCAGATTGACGACCATCACACGGTCGAAGATGTCGGCATCACATTGGGCCAGGCGTTTCGGCAGGCGGTGGGCGACAAAAAGGGCATAAGGCGTTATGGCCATGCCTATGTTCCGCTGGATGAAGCCCTGTCGCGCGTAGTCATTGACCTGTCCGGGCGCCCGGGGCTGATTCAGAACATTGATTTTACCCGCGCTGTCGTTGGCGGCTTTGATGTGGATCTGTTTGAGGAGTTCTTCCGGGGCTTCATAAACCACGCCATGGTTACGCTGCACATCGATAACCTGCGAGGCAAGAACACCCATCACCAAATCGAAACCGTATTCAAGGCGTTCGGACGCGCGCTGCGGATGGCGGTCGAATTTGACGACCGCATGGCGGACATTACGCCATCGACCAAAGGTTCGCTCTGA
- a CDS encoding SRPBCC family protein, with protein MTIRVGIEINRSFDVESDFDSVFTLLADVPESTRYFPKLERLEPIGDNAYRWEMEKIGIDKHSLQAVYACRYHDDRDAGEITWTPVEGEGNGIVSGKWKVKKGQGGRTHLEFRTEAEMTLPLPGLLKLALSPVVKHEFNSLVDQYIQNLQNHFSKS; from the coding sequence ATGACCATTCGTGTTGGTATTGAGATTAACCGTTCGTTCGACGTTGAGAGCGACTTTGACAGCGTGTTTACTTTACTCGCCGATGTTCCTGAGTCGACCCGGTATTTTCCCAAGCTTGAGCGACTGGAACCCATAGGTGACAACGCTTACCGCTGGGAGATGGAGAAAATCGGCATTGATAAGCACTCGTTGCAGGCCGTGTACGCGTGTCGGTATCACGACGACCGCGATGCGGGGGAGATCACCTGGACGCCGGTAGAAGGTGAAGGCAACGGTATCGTATCGGGCAAGTGGAAGGTCAAGAAAGGGCAGGGCGGGCGCACGCACCTGGAGTTCAGGACTGAAGCCGAGATGACTCTGCCTCTGCCGGGACTGCTCAAGTTGGCCCTCAGTCCGGTAGTCAAGCATGAGTTCAACTCGCTGGTTGACCAGTACATCCAGAATCTGCAGAACCATTTCAGCAAATCCTGA
- a CDS encoding AsmA family protein, producing MKVFRILGLTLLGIVALLFALVVVATLVIDPNTYKPQIESAVEDATRLDLTLDGDIDWSLFPLGLTLNDVNADLDGELFARLDNLVAQVDLWSLLRFEPQVDTFILEGMTANLVRNEQGEGNWERIMRESPDQPTEPAAAETPETETGEQSQPLQFEINEVRIADAELRFTDQASGQELVLDRVNLVSENISLGTTFPFELNFHVATSQPPLDVEGSVTAAVNVSEDLKRFVINDLESQYQVAGEPVGGKTVEAALSGDMKVDLDTETASLADLRVQLANLVLRADVNIDGFGDTPQINGNLAIEPFSARVLLAALGQPPIETQDPDTLQQIGLETDIAGPAGQLELNNLVLTLDQTQFKGTGRYGFADSAVKLNLQGNKLNLDRYLPPPSEEEDAPAVADAQGAAGAAPTAADAENAETSETDLLPLETLRDLVFDVRLGLGELIAKNLTISDIEVRSTGQNGLINVDPVKAQLYGGDVLLTARLDARSDTPKWQVSQRLNNVETLPLLRDLAELELVSGKINLRADVTTTGNRVSSLRENADGNASFTMADGAFESVNLTAYACQGIALANGETIDTSTWPARTKFEDLSAVMQIDGNVLDNNNLSAALGGLDLDGEGTVDLARMMLDYELGLRVVGAVHENNACRVNERIMNIAIPLECRGSLEDPGSLCSFDGSRFRDALKDMAKADVQRKANKEIDRAVDKQLDKVLGGEEDSGTRKQIKDAVKGLFNR from the coding sequence ATGAAAGTCTTCCGCATACTGGGTCTTACGCTTCTGGGTATAGTCGCACTGTTGTTTGCCCTGGTCGTCGTTGCAACGCTGGTGATTGATCCCAATACCTACAAGCCCCAGATCGAGAGCGCCGTTGAGGATGCGACGCGGCTGGACCTGACCCTGGATGGCGATATCGACTGGTCCTTATTCCCGCTGGGCCTGACACTCAACGACGTTAACGCTGACCTTGATGGCGAGCTGTTTGCGCGACTCGACAACCTCGTTGCCCAGGTTGATTTGTGGTCCCTCCTGCGCTTCGAACCACAGGTCGACACATTTATCCTGGAAGGCATGACGGCCAATCTTGTGCGCAATGAGCAAGGCGAAGGCAACTGGGAGCGGATCATGCGCGAGTCGCCGGACCAGCCTACCGAACCGGCCGCTGCAGAAACTCCTGAGACCGAAACCGGGGAGCAGTCCCAGCCCCTGCAGTTTGAAATAAATGAAGTGCGTATCGCCGACGCAGAGCTCAGGTTCACTGATCAGGCCAGTGGCCAGGAGCTTGTATTGGACCGGGTCAACCTGGTGTCCGAAAACATCAGCCTGGGCACGACTTTTCCTTTCGAGTTGAACTTCCATGTAGCCACCAGCCAGCCCCCGCTTGATGTAGAAGGCAGCGTTACCGCAGCCGTCAACGTCTCTGAAGACCTAAAGCGCTTCGTTATCAACGACCTGGAGAGCCAATACCAGGTTGCAGGGGAGCCCGTAGGCGGCAAAACGGTAGAGGCGGCCCTCTCCGGCGACATGAAAGTGGACCTTGATACCGAAACCGCTTCTCTCGCAGATCTTCGGGTGCAGCTTGCCAACCTGGTGCTGCGCGCTGACGTCAACATCGACGGTTTCGGGGACACGCCACAGATTAACGGCAATCTTGCGATCGAGCCGTTTTCTGCGCGGGTGTTGCTGGCAGCACTGGGCCAACCCCCCATCGAAACCCAGGACCCCGACACGCTGCAGCAGATTGGCCTCGAAACTGACATTGCAGGACCAGCCGGCCAGCTCGAGCTCAATAATCTTGTGCTCACACTTGACCAGACCCAGTTCAAGGGCACCGGCCGCTATGGCTTTGCCGACAGCGCAGTAAAACTGAATCTGCAGGGCAACAAGCTCAATCTTGACCGGTATCTGCCGCCGCCGTCAGAAGAGGAAGATGCGCCCGCCGTAGCCGACGCTCAAGGAGCTGCCGGGGCGGCACCGACTGCTGCGGATGCCGAGAATGCCGAAACCTCTGAGACAGACCTTCTCCCGCTGGAAACATTGCGCGATCTCGTGTTCGACGTACGCCTGGGCCTTGGTGAACTGATCGCCAAGAACCTTACAATTTCCGACATTGAGGTCCGGTCCACCGGTCAAAACGGGCTTATCAACGTCGACCCTGTAAAAGCTCAACTTTATGGCGGTGACGTCCTCCTCACGGCCCGTCTCGACGCGCGCAGCGATACCCCGAAATGGCAGGTCAGCCAGCGCCTGAACAATGTTGAGACCCTGCCACTGCTGAGAGACCTGGCAGAGCTCGAGCTTGTTTCCGGCAAGATCAACCTGCGCGCGGATGTCACCACCACCGGTAACCGCGTCTCCAGCCTGCGAGAAAATGCCGACGGTAACGCGTCCTTCACTATGGCAGATGGCGCGTTTGAGTCAGTCAACCTGACGGCCTACGCCTGCCAGGGAATTGCGCTCGCAAACGGGGAGACTATCGATACCAGTACCTGGCCGGCGCGTACGAAGTTTGAAGACCTCAGCGCGGTCATGCAGATAGACGGCAATGTCCTCGACAATAACAACCTCTCGGCGGCGCTCGGAGGGTTGGATCTCGACGGCGAGGGTACGGTAGACCTGGCCAGGATGATGCTCGACTACGAACTGGGCTTGCGGGTAGTTGGTGCGGTGCACGAGAACAACGCCTGCCGGGTCAACGAACGCATAATGAACATCGCTATTCCGCTGGAATGCCGGGGCAGCCTGGAGGATCCAGGCAGCCTCTGCTCCTTCGACGGATCGCGCTTTCGCGACGCCCTTAAGGACATGGCCAAAGCAGACGTACAACGCAAAGCCAACAAGGAAATTGATCGCGCCGTCGACAAGCAACTGGACAAGGTTCTGGGTGGCGAAGAAGACAGCGGAACGCGCAAGCAGATCAAGGACGCCGTGAAGGGCCTGTTCAATCGATGA